From the genome of Hyperolius riggenbachi isolate aHypRig1 chromosome 9, aHypRig1.pri, whole genome shotgun sequence, one region includes:
- the LOC137533594 gene encoding piggyBac transposable element-derived protein 4-like has translation MAKDRSTPSTIPQIRDSSGNLLTGSTLINERFANYFKDLYTAQSEFDRPEAEIYLSEIDLPRLSPDDREMLAAQITLEENYDGEPQGTSPGSQRTGRALTLRKSPTSVSFEGTPQKVQRTCRGKFLSAADHPTNYITRKWHPTNVPEMKAYVGLTLSMSINPKPQIKMYWSRDLYHNAPLYPAIMPRQRFELLSKFFHLNDNSQDVEHTNPSHDRLFKLRPLLTHLSAVFMDVYTPHREIAVDESLVPFHGRLSMKQYIPSKRARCGVKIYRACESGTGYTFTFKIYEGKDSILQPAGCPEYISTSGKIVVDLLNPLLHQGYHVYLDNFYTSVPLFKFLFSVQTGACGTVRANRKGLPPQVVNKKLCRGESYALRSEELLAIKFHDKREVMMLSTIHTEATVLATSRTEQRTKPEAIVAYNKNMGAVDLSDQVLAPYLLRRRRKAWYKKITFFLLQMTMHNAFVVYLKTATTPTSQQMTFLDFQIQVHKSLMYSPG, from the exons ATGGCAAAAGACAGGTCCACTCCATCCACTATACCCCAAATACGTGACTCTTCAGGTAATTTACTGACTGGATCAACACTTATTAATGAACGTTTTGCTAACTACTTTAAAGATCTCTACACTGCCCAATCAGAGTTTGATAGACCAGAAGCCGAAATTTACCTCTCAGAAATTGACCTCCCTAGATTGTCCCCAGATGACAGAGAGATGCTGGCTGCCCAAATCACCTTGGAAGAG AATTATGATGGTGAACCACAGGGGACAAGCCCCGGAAGCCAG cgcacaggacgtgcgctgacactgcggaaatcccccACAAGCGTATCATTTGAGGGAACCcctcaaaaggtgcaacgcacctgtagagggaaattcctgtcggcag CTGACCACCCCACTAACTATATCACCAGAAAATGGCACCCCACCAACGTGCCCGAAATGAAGGCCTATGTAGGCCTCACGCTCAGCATGAGCATCAACCCAAAGCCCCAGATAAAAATGTACTGGTCCAGGGACCTTTATCACAATGCACCCCTCTATCCAGCAATAATGCCCAGGCAGCGTTTTGAGCTGTTGTCAAAGTTTTTCCACCTGAATGACAACTCTCAAGATGTGGAACATACCAACCCTTCCCATGACAGACTGTTTAAGTTGAGACCCCTGTTGACCCACCTAAGTGCAGTGTTCATGGATGTATATACCCCACACCGGGAAATTGCTGTGGACGAATCCCTGGTACCGTTTCATGGGAGACTTTCCATGAAACAGTACATACCAAGCAAGAGGGCAAGATGTGGGGTGAAAATTTATAGGGCATGCGAGAGTGGCACTGGCTATACCTTCACTTTTAAAATCTATGAAGGCAAAGACTCCATTCTGCAGCCAGCTGGGTGCCCTGAGTACATTAGCACCAGTGGCAAAATAGTGGTGGACCTATTAAATCCACTTCTCCACCAAGGCTACCACGTCTACTTGGACAACTTTTATACAAGTGTGCCACTGTTTAAGTTCCTCTTCTCAGTCCAGACTGGCGCATGTGGGACGGTGAGAGCAAACCGTAAAGGCCTCCCCCCACAGGTAGTAAATAAAAAACTATGCAGAGGAGAGTCTTACGCACTCAGATCTGAAGAGCTCCTGGCAATAAAGTTCCACGACAAGCGGGAGGTGATGATGCTATCTACCATCCACACTGAGGCCACAGTTCTTGCCACATCCAGAACGGAACAGCGTACAAAGCCAGAGGCCATAGTCGCctacaataaaaatatgggagcagtggacttatcagaccaagtcttggcgccttatttattaagaagaagaaggaaagcatggtacaaaaaaataacattcttctTGTTGCAGATGACCATGCACAATGCATTTGTGGTCTATCTAAAAACAGCCACAACACCAACAAGCCAACAGATGACCTTTCTTGACTTCCAGATACAAGTCCACAAGTCCCTAATGTATTCCCCTGGCTAA